GCGTATTGTATCGAAAGGAACAATCTCTTCTAAAAAACTAATAAATGAAATAGCGGAAGCATCAAGCTTCACCAAGGGGGATTTGGAGGGTGTATTATGTGCGCTCTCGAATAAAATAGCTTATTATCTCGCTGAGGGCTATCACGTAGAACTCGGGGATATGGGCTTTTTTTCTGCTAGACTGAAAGCGCGCCCCGTAATGGATAAAAAGGAGATTCGTTCGCACTCGATCTGCTTTGACAATGTAAATTTTCGGGCATCAAAAAACTTTCGCAACAAGTCATGTGGAAATTTGGAACGAGCTAAATATGGATTCCGGCACTCTAATAATTTACCTGAAGAGAGTCGAAAAAGCCGACTGGAAGCATATCTTAATACGCACCCGTTCATCACTCGGATGGAATATTCTCAAATTAGCGGACTGTTAAAGGGAAAAGCATTGAAAGAACTAAATATGCTCATCAGCGAAGGATATCTCAAGTCTTTAGGAAAAGGAAGCCATAAAGTATATGTCAAAGCATGAAAAGAGTGATCACGGCACTAGAAATGCAACTTTTTTTATACCTTTGCCCATCAATTCCTTTTTTATGAAAACAGAAAGTCAAGTTATATTCGATAGAAATGTTGTGGAGTTTGTGACTGTTGCTGCTGAATTTTGTGGCTTCTTAGAAAGAGCCGAGAGCATGAAACGCAGCCATTTCGTTGACACCACTCTCAAGATACTTCCCTTACTCTACCTTAAAGCGTCGTTGATCCCTGAGTGTGAAATGATTAACGACGATGAACCGGAAACGTTTGTCACTGAAGAGGTCTATGAGATATTGCGCATGAACATCGCATCGGTTTTAGCTGAGAAAGATGATTATCTAGAGGTCTTTTTACCGGATATGCCTTACAGCGATACACCGCTAAAAAAATGTATATCTGAAGATCTGGCTGATATCTATCAGGATATTAAAAATTTCATTTTCGTCTTCCAACTTGGATTAAATGAAACAATGAATGATGCTTTGGTTACTTGTAAAGAGAACTTCAGCATTTTCTGGGGACAAAGACTGGTAAATACGTTGCGGGCACTACACAACTTGAAATATAATCCGGATATCGAAGAGGAAGAAGAGGGAGAACACGATGAACATGAAGGATGTGATTGCCACGATCATCACCATCATAATCACGACGATGAATAAAAAATATGATTATAAAAAGAAATATATCGAAAGAAGAGATAACCAAATTGTCCAAAGCTGCCTTTCCGGGAAAGATATATGTTATCGGCACCGAAACGGAAGCAGAGAAAGCTGTGGCTTATCTTTCTTCTCAGAAAATACTTGGTATTGACAGCGAAACACGACCTTCATTCGTTAAGGGACAATCACACAAAGTAGCGTTGCTACAGATTTCCTCTGATGAGAATTGTTTCTTATTCCGTTTGAACCAGACTGGATTAACGAAATCACTCATCCATCTGTTGGAAAATCCGGACGTTACTAAAGTAGGACTTTCCCTACGTGATGATTTTATGATGCTTCGCAAACGCTCTCCTTTAAAACAACAGGCTTGCATCGACTTGCAAGATATTGTGCACCTTATTGGCATTGAGGATAAAAGTTTGCAAAAAATATATGCAATTCTGTTTAAGGAGAAAATATCAAAATCACAACGCTTATCTAATTGGGAAGCTGAAATACTTAGCGAAGCACAGAAGCTATATGCAGCCACGGATGCTTGGGCATGCCTAAAAATATACCATTTGCTACAAGAGTTAAAAGCAACCAATACTTTTGAGGTGGAACCTCTACCCGAAGAGACTGCCAATACTGAAGAGCCGAACCAACAACCACAACAAAAATAATTCATAACCCAAACTATGTCATATAAGAAAGTATATCTTAAACCTCGAAAAGAAGAGTCGCTAAAAAGATTTCACCCATGGATTTTTTCAGGGGCAATAGCTCATTTCGATGAACAACCGGAAGAAGGTGAAATTGTAGAAATATACACTTCGGGAAACGAGTTTATTGCAGAAGGACATTACCAGATAGGCAGTATTGCCGTGAGGGTACTTTGCTTTCAACAGAAAGAGATTAATCATGACTTCTGGGTGCGCAAGTTGCAAATAGCATATGATTTACGTAAAAGCATTGGTGTGGCAGGGAATCCGGACAACAATACATATCGTTTGGTTCACGGAGAAGGAGATAATCTGCCAGGATTAATCATCGATATCTATGCTGACACAGCTGTGATGCAGGCACACTCTGCCGGAATGCATCTCGACCGGATGGAGATTGCCGAGGCTATAACGGAAGTTATGGGTGAGACAATACAAAATATCTATTATAAATCGGAAACAACGCTCCCGTTTAAAGCAGACCTATTCCCTGAAAATGGTTTCCTAAAAGGCGGCAGCAGTGACAATATAGCCAAAGAATACGGGCTACAATTTCATGTAGACTGGTTGAAAGGGCAGAAAACAGGCTTCTTTGTAGACCAACGTGAAAACCGTGCTCTCTTGGAAAGATATGCCAAAAATCGCTCGGTGCTGAACATGTTTTGCTATACAGGCGGATTCTCTTTCTACGCTATGCGTGGTGGAGCGAAGCTTGTGCACTCAGTAGACAGTTCTGCCAAAGCTGTATCGCTAACAGAGCAAAATGTAAAATTGAATTTCCCTGATGATGAGCGCCATACAGCTTATGCAGAAGATGCATTTAAGTATCTTGACAGGATGGGCGATCAGTATGACTTAATCATACTAGATCCTCCGGCTTTCGCTAAACATAAGGATGCATTGCGAAACGCTTTACAAGGATATCGCAAGCTGAATGCCAAGGCATTTGAGAAAATCAAACCGGGAGGTATCTTGTTCACTTTCTCCTGCTCACAGGTGGTGACTAAAGATAATTTCCGGACAGCAGTTTTCACCGCAGCAGCCATGTCCGGCCGTAGTGTACGCATATTACATCAACTGACCCAACCGGCTGATCACCCTGTAAACATTTACCATCCGGAAGGAGAATATCTCAAAGGATTGGTATTGTATGTAGAATAAAAGAGAACTAAAGGTATAAATAAAGTTAATGACAGGCATTTATTTAGTATATTATTATGTTATAAAGCATAAAACAGCTTATATTTGCACTGTGTTTTTCATGGTATTAGATTTAAGGTTTTAAAGATTGGTTGTCGCGATGACAATCAATTTTTTTTTGCCCCTACCTCCCCTCTCTACAAGTTTCATATTGATCATCACAAACAAAGTAATCCAAGCCGAATCAGAATTAGCGCATTTTTAAGCAGAAATGAAATTCAATGACAATCCGAAACTAGGGTATTGTAATGAATTAATTTATTGCTATCTTTGAAGGCAGTATTAATATTTAGACATTCGACTAAGTCCAAATATAAATAATAAAGTACACAAAACGCAGGTATTACCATATAAACAGCATACTATTAGTCATTTTTACAAACTCAAATATCACTTTATATATACATGAAAAACAGAATACTCGAGTTAGACTTCCTCAAATGTGTATTCATAATACTAATGATAATATTCCATTTATCATACTTTGGCGACAAACACCTACTAGTTAAACAATTTGTTTACACATTTCATATGCCGGCTTTTCTGTTAATATCCGGGTATTTAGTTAATATCC
This is a stretch of genomic DNA from uncultured Bacteroides sp.. It encodes these proteins:
- a CDS encoding HU family DNA-binding protein codes for the protein MAAEYDFMKKPSSKEEAEKQPLYPRIVSKGTISSKKLINEIAEASSFTKGDLEGVLCALSNKIAYYLAEGYHVELGDMGFFSARLKARPVMDKKEIRSHSICFDNVNFRASKNFRNKSCGNLERAKYGFRHSNNLPEESRKSRLEAYLNTHPFITRMEYSQISGLLKGKALKELNMLISEGYLKSLGKGSHKVYVKA
- a CDS encoding DUF5063 domain-containing protein gives rise to the protein MKTESQVIFDRNVVEFVTVAAEFCGFLERAESMKRSHFVDTTLKILPLLYLKASLIPECEMINDDEPETFVTEEVYEILRMNIASVLAEKDDYLEVFLPDMPYSDTPLKKCISEDLADIYQDIKNFIFVFQLGLNETMNDALVTCKENFSIFWGQRLVNTLRALHNLKYNPDIEEEEEGEHDEHEGCDCHDHHHHNHDDE
- a CDS encoding 3'-5' exonuclease; translation: MIIKRNISKEEITKLSKAAFPGKIYVIGTETEAEKAVAYLSSQKILGIDSETRPSFVKGQSHKVALLQISSDENCFLFRLNQTGLTKSLIHLLENPDVTKVGLSLRDDFMMLRKRSPLKQQACIDLQDIVHLIGIEDKSLQKIYAILFKEKISKSQRLSNWEAEILSEAQKLYAATDAWACLKIYHLLQELKATNTFEVEPLPEETANTEEPNQQPQQK
- a CDS encoding class I SAM-dependent rRNA methyltransferase, coding for MSYKKVYLKPRKEESLKRFHPWIFSGAIAHFDEQPEEGEIVEIYTSGNEFIAEGHYQIGSIAVRVLCFQQKEINHDFWVRKLQIAYDLRKSIGVAGNPDNNTYRLVHGEGDNLPGLIIDIYADTAVMQAHSAGMHLDRMEIAEAITEVMGETIQNIYYKSETTLPFKADLFPENGFLKGGSSDNIAKEYGLQFHVDWLKGQKTGFFVDQRENRALLERYAKNRSVLNMFCYTGGFSFYAMRGGAKLVHSVDSSAKAVSLTEQNVKLNFPDDERHTAYAEDAFKYLDRMGDQYDLIILDPPAFAKHKDALRNALQGYRKLNAKAFEKIKPGGILFTFSCSQVVTKDNFRTAVFTAAAMSGRSVRILHQLTQPADHPVNIYHPEGEYLKGLVLYVE